Genomic segment of Sulfitobacter faviae:
TGGGGCGGCTTTGACGTTGTCAAATCAGATGCAGTATGACAGCCCTGAACGACCCTTCACAAGCCAAAGGAACCGCCCCATGTCGCAGATCGGACCCCAGCCCGGCCAACCGGCCCCGGATTTCACCCTTCCCGTGACCGGCGGTGGCGAGATCACGCTCTCTGCCTTGCGCGGCGCGCCGGTGGTTCTTTTCTTCTACCCGCGCGACGACACGCCCGGCTGCACCAAGGAATCGATCGGCTTTTCCGAGCGTTTGTCTGAGTTCGCCGAGGCAGGCGTGCAGGTCTTTGGCATTTCGCGCGACAGTATGGACAAACACGACAAATTCGCCGCCAAACACGCGCTGACGGTGCCGCTTTTGTCTGACACCGATGGCGCGGTGACCGAAGCCTATGAGGTTTGGGTCGAGAAAAACATGTACGGCAAGAAATCGATGGGCATCGAACGCGCGACCTATCTGATCGACCCCGAAGGGCAGATTGCGCAGGTCTGGCGCAAGGTGAAGGTGCCGGGCCATGTGGATGCCGTGCTCGACGCGGTGCGCGGCGCATGATGCCGCTGGCAGAAATGGCCGAGGCGGTGCTGCGCACGGCGGATGGGCGCGAGAAGACGGCGCTGTCGCGGAAATATGCGGCGCAGTGGCTCTCGGCCCGCGCGGCAGGTGAGAGCAACTCGGGCCGCGCCGACCCGCCGCTGCACCCTGCCCGGCCCGCACAGCCCGAGTTGCTCTCGCCCCGCGACGTCCCGCGCCGCCGTCCCGGCACGCCCGAAGGCCGCGCGGCGCTGCTTCATGCCGTGGCGCATATCGAGTTGAACGCAGTGGACCTGCATTGGGATGTGATCGCCCGCTTCTCCCATGTGCCGCTGCCCTTGGGCTTTTATGACGATTGGGTCAAAGCGGCGGATGACGAATCCAAACATTTCAACCTGATGTGCGATTGTCTTGAGGAAATGGGCAGCCATTACGGTGCCATGCCCGCCCATGCGGGCATGTGGCGCGCCGCCGAAGACACGGTGGACGATCTGATGGGCCGCCTCGCCGTGGTGCCCATGGTGCTGGAGGCCCGCGGCCTTGATGTGACCCCGGCATGATCGAGATTTTCCGCAAGGCGAAGGCCGACAGCGCCGTGGCCGCGCTTGAAACGATCTATGCCGAAGAGGTCGCCCATGTGGCCTATGGCAGCAAGTGGTTTCACTTTCTCTGTGGCCGCCATGATGACGACCCAAAGGACCGTTTTCATGCCCTCGTGCGCAAGTATTTCCACGGCGATCTCAAGCCGCCCTTCAACGAGGAAAAGCGCGCCGAGGCGGGAATCCCGCCCGATTTCTACTGGCCCCTGACCGCGGATGGCGGGCCAAGCTGATCAGGGTCTGACGCAGCAAGTGCTTGGTATCGGCGGATTTTTGCCAACGAAAAAGCGCTTTTTTGGGCGAATGGGGGAATGCCGCGCAGGCGCGGGTCAATAGGGTTGCCCCATTCGCGGGCACTGGCTATTGACGTTGGGCGCGAAGGGGGCGAGGCCCCGCGCACCGACGGGACGGGACAAAGGACGAAAACGTGCGCACACGGATTGCCATCAAGACGCATGCTCTGCTTGAGCATTACTTTCCCGAACGCCGCGTCTTTCTG
This window contains:
- a CDS encoding peroxiredoxin — encoded protein: MSQIGPQPGQPAPDFTLPVTGGGEITLSALRGAPVVLFFYPRDDTPGCTKESIGFSERLSEFAEAGVQVFGISRDSMDKHDKFAAKHALTVPLLSDTDGAVTEAYEVWVEKNMYGKKSMGIERATYLIDPEGQIAQVWRKVKVPGHVDAVLDAVRGA